The Daucus carota subsp. sativus chromosome 7, DH1 v3.0, whole genome shotgun sequence genome window below encodes:
- the LOC108195339 gene encoding AT-hook motif nuclear-localized protein 24: MDPVTAHGRPLPPPFHARDLQLHYQPLQYQNQHQQQQQHNSDEGQSGSSGLSHGLKLERGEMIDNNNNNNTDGNELVSITGGRSDGEGSGNRKPRGRPAGSKNKPKPPIIITRDSANALRSHVMEIANGCDIQESVSTFATRRQRGVCILSGNGTVTNVTLRQPTAPGAVITLQGRFEILSLSGSFLPPPAPPAASGLTIYLAGGQGQVVGGSVVGQLIASGPVVIMAASFGNAAYERLPLEEEDQSAAPGNGALESPPGMIGGPQQQQQLMPEHSNSGTSLFHGLNPSMLNQLPSDQPYWAGAPRPPYN; the protein is encoded by the coding sequence ATGGATCCGGTAACAGCTCATGGGCGTCCATTACCACCTCCTTTTCATGCCAGGGATCTTCAGCTTCACTATCAGCCGCTTCAGTATCAGAATCAGCAccagcaacagcagcagcatAATTCCGATGAGGGGCAAAGCGGAAGCAGTGGTCTAAGCCACGGCCTTAAACTCGAACGAGGAGAGATGATtgacaacaacaacaacaacaatactGATGGAAACGAATTGGTTTCCATCACGGGTGGTAGATCAGATGGTGAAGGTAGTGGGAACAGGAAGCCTCGAGGAAGACCCGCGGGCTCAAAGAACAAGCCCAAACCACCGATTATCATCACCAGGGACAGCGCCAATGCTCTCAGATCTCACGTCATGGAAATCGCCAACGGATGCGATATTCAAGAGAGCGTTTCGACTTTCGCTACAAGAAGACAAAGGGGCGTTTGCATCTTGAGTGGGAATGGAACAGTCACTAATGTGACCCTTAGGCAACCAACTGCCCCGGGGGCAGTCATCACTCTACAGGGAAGATTCGAGATCCTTTCCCTTTCGGGTTCATTTCTGCCCCCTCCTGCACCGCCTGCCGCTTCAGGTTTGACTATCTACCTGGCAGGCGGTCAAGGGCAAGTTGTAGGAGGGAGCGTGGTGGGGCAGCTGATTGCCTCCGGGCCTGTAGTCATAATGGCCGCATCCTTCGGGAATGCGGCCTACGAGAGGCTTCCACTGGAAGAGGAAGACCAGTCAGCTGCTCCGGGGAACGGGGCCCTCGAGTCGCCACCAGGGATGATTGGGGGAccgcagcagcagcaacagctCATGCCAGAACACTCTAATTCTGGCACTTCTCTCTTTCATGGCTTGAATCCAAGTATGCTTAACCAGCTTCCAAGTGATCAGCCATACTGGGCAGGTGCACCTAGACCTCCTTATAATTAA
- the LOC108193475 gene encoding protein TIC 20-I, chloroplastic, with product MILNGCSLKPRGPCLKYNTPKSNYAAFATNVRAVKSRSILNSWKSNQGLNSVSLKGVQFPHLFAGSSPLLKGDLCGLSDAISKIPARRRTVFTPRAAKDVPTSFRFPAMTKKPRWWWRTLACLPYLMPLHETWMYAETAYHLHPFLEDFEFMTYPFLQILGNLPPWFLIAYFLVAYLAIVRRKEWPHFFRFHVVIGMLLEIALQVIGLVSRRWLPRAVYWGKIGMHFWTGFAFAFLFTVLESMRCALAGMYADIPFVSDAAYIQIPYD from the exons ATGATTCTGAATGGTTGCTCATTGAAGCCTAGAGGTCCTTGTTTGAAGTACAATACTCCCAAATCTAATTATGCAGCTTTTGCTACCAATGTACGTGCTGTTAAATCCAGAAGCATTCTAAATTCATGGAAATCTAATCAAGGGCTCAATTCCGTCTCCCTAAAAG GGGTTCAGTTTCCTCATCTTTTTGCTGGTTCATCGCCACTGCTTAAAGGCGATCTTTGTGGCTTGTCAGATGCTATCTCTAAGATACCTGCGAGGCGTAGAACAGTTTTTACACCCAGAGCAGCAAAAGATGTCCCTACTAGTTTCAGGTTCCCGGCCATGACCAAGAAGCCAAGATGGTGGTGGAGAACTTTGGCATGCCTCCCATACTTGATGCCTCTTCATGAGACATGGATGTACGCTGAGACTGCCTACCATCTCCATCCCTTTCTGGAAGATTTTGAATTTATGACTTATCCGTTCCTGCAAATTCTTGGAAATTTGCCACCATGGTTCCTGATTGCTTATTTCCTGGTAGCTTACCTTGCAATAGTGAGACGAAAGGAGTGGCCGCACTTCTTTAGATTTCACGTAGTTATAGGAATGCTGTTGGAGATTGCTTTGCAGGTGATAGGGTTGGTGAGTCGTCGGTGGTTACCTCGAGCTGTTTATTGGGGTAAAATTGGAATGCATTTCTGGACAGGATTTGCATTTGCCTTCCTTTTCACTGTTTTAGAGAGTATGAGGTGTGCTCTTGCTGGCATGTATGCCGACATACCATTTGTATCTGATGCAGCTTATATCCAGATCCCATATGATTAA